A window of Centropristis striata isolate RG_2023a ecotype Rhode Island chromosome 13, C.striata_1.0, whole genome shotgun sequence genomic DNA:
ATGGATAACATTGAACTCTCAGGGGAAAAGATATCTGGCTCAAACTCTTGGATGAAGCACCAACAAGCACACACTTCTAAACACAGATGCTAACAAGCACTAGGGCCACATGTGGAGGAGCTCAGGGCAGCATGTGTCCACATTTGCAGTAGCAAAACGTAAATACATTACCGATACGTTAAAAAGGACCACCGAGGGAACTTTATTCAGTATGCATTTAGCCGCTGCAGGCATCTTTTCTAGCTGTATTGCtgaacacacttttttttttttgctcagtaGTGGTTGCAGTTTCTTACAGATAAAATCAAATGTGGAGGGAGGTGAAATACAATCCCAAGTGGTCACTGGAGACTCATATGAGATGTATTCTAATGCCTGAACCCAGACACAATCTGaatatcagtatcagtatgTGGTAAGAATATTTGAAGGCTGGGACTTATATTGGGTTGAGGATTAAGGCGAATAGATGCCAAACGGAAAGGAAGGgagcaaacaaacagagacgTGGGGGCGAGAAACATCCCAAATGTGTGTTTCGAGTGGCCATCCAGCACTTAGCCTTGTCCGGATCCAGGATAACCTGGCTCCTGGCTCTCTTAAGGCAGGATCTGGCAGTCAGCTGGAAAATGAGGACACTGCAGAGACGGAGCCCTAGAAATAAAACgcccataaaaaaaaacccagcactGTCTCCCTGTATCAGCGCAGCTCAAGGGCAcatgtgtatgcgtgtgtcTATATGAgtattaactgtgtgtgtgtagtactgTATGTAGGTTATACGTCTCAGTGCATGATGCATGTGTGTCAGCGGAGATCTAAGACTCCAATCAAGAGCAAAAATGCTCAGTCAGCCTCGCAGCTCCCTCTCAGTGGCACCCAAATGCAAGTTGGCCTGGACAAAAAACCCTGCAGCTATCTGGGAGGGCAGCACGACTCCAGACATCATGTATctacacatcacacacacagggagtgTTAGTGAGAGTCTGACCAGGAGCATGCTCTCACATACTGATAGGAAACATTTGTGGGACTCGTTTAACACATTAATATGCTGCAGGCCTGTTGTTTAAACCACTTCCTTAATCATTATTAGTGCATAATCTATATATATCTGATTGCTCAAAACATTCAGTCCACTAACCACAGCAACGCATTTACCAAATCAACAGTGTCATATGAttttaaatagaaacactggcTGGAAACATTTGTCAAATGTCTACCAAGTGACTCATAGAGCAGGAAGATTTACAACAACCTCCTCTGACCATAtcttatttatagatttttaataAAACGACTTAATCTATAGACCATGTTAAGTGGATTTCTCACAATCCAGCCTTCTGATAGTCACCATATAAAACATCAGAGGATTTAACACCTTATAATACTGAAGGACATCCCTAGGGACTGTCATTTAATGTTTCACAACTCTTGGTTAAATCAGTAGCAATTAACTTCAGTCCAAACCACTTACTGCTTTATGATTTTAGAGGCTGATTAGACCCAAAGTTTCAAAGATGCTGCAATGGCTATTTGACTCAGATGTTTATAGAAACCCAAAAGCAGCTAGATTAGTGATGCAAGATATCTGTACCCATAAGTCATCTTTACATGTCCGATTAGACAGATTATTTCAAAGAATCTAATTTGAATTATGAAGCAAAATGCTCTTTTTAAAAGCCAAAGtatgtttgtgaagttttttaatgtcctTTACTTGAGAAAATAAGAGTTGGATCGGTCAAAGatatgaaatattaaatcatcCATCTTTGCTTACCAAATCTTAGCATTCCTTACCCCTCATGTGTgcataaattatagttcaacttcttttttaaatgaaaatatgttaaattattatttgattatcagTTGTCATATCACTATTGGCTAcgacaattttctttttttctttaaaatcagTATTTTCTGAGGCTAAATACAGTGGAAGCAccaccatacacacacatggtggGGCATTACAGCAGATTACTCTGTGTGAAGGATTATTCTTGTGTAAAACAGTACATGCCTAAAGACATAGTGCCCACATCTGGCTGGTGCTAATAAAGGAAACTAACTCATTTAAGCACGCTGGTTAATTATTTGTCTACCTGGTGCCATTAATTTTTACCGAAGCCAAAGGCCTTGTTGCTGGCTCGCAGGCGGACAGTGATTTGAATAGACATGCTATGCTACAGTAGAGTATGCACTTAACACACTTTCCAATCCACTCCAGAATGTGATGTGCACTTAGTAACATACACATCCTGCCGCCCCAGCAACGagacattaataaaaacaaaataaaatcccaGTAGAACGGCTCGGAGATGAGCACAGAAGAGGTGAAATGTCAAAACACTTCTCGTCATAAATCATCTGAATGAATTCACTTTACCAAACATCCAATCATGTTGTCACGTGGCTTTTATTAGATAAAACTGTCCCTTTGCctttctttctattttattttaagccaAAGCAACACAAAGAGCCTGGAATTTTTTCCTGTGCTGCTACAAATAAAGCTGTAATGGGAGTGGGAGAGCAAACTCAGCATGTGAACAAGTTCCTTTTTCTgataacacacacaaaggagAAGTACCTGGCCGCTCAGTGTGGAGTCAACACCTCAGATGATTTTGActgtaatgtgtgtttgtgacagTGAGTCATCAAAGGGAGGTGACTGGTGGTGGCTGGACAGATTCCTCACCTCCTGTACTGTTTGGACAACATGAATCAGCTCTCAGAATAATCTGTCTAAATATAAGCAGGCATTAAAGCCATAGACATTTTCCTCTAAACATTCAATCAAGAGGAATGTGTTCACATTGGCCCATCAGAGTGCAAATCCTCAAGAACTACTTGTAAAATATTTGCATAATGCTGAAATTTAAACAGTAAGGAATTAAGTGATTATATGTAGCACACTGTTCTCAGAGATAACAagcttttttgtgatttgtaagactcattttttatttgatttcacATGACTAAGCATGATGTAAGCTCCTTCATACCATAAAGACTGTACAGAGGCGCACAGCTCACATACTGTACTCTTCTGACCTTTAACCCTCTTTTCCAGCAATTTCCTGAGATTGAGCGGCAGCAGTACAATTGAGGCTCACATCCTCTCCAGAAACCTACACTAGACCCGAATAACACAGCAACTAATTTGttagttaaataataaaaaaaaggactttCGACAAGTCAGTCGAAACTGTGAAAACTTGAGGAAGGAACTACAGTATGTGTCAGATACATCAGCCTGTGAAGCAAATTATGTATGAAATCTGATTACTACACACACTTTTCTTAATTCCAACTGTGTCTGAACATTTAGCTCATGTGAACTAGGATGTGCAGGCACTTTTTCTCTACCTACTGGGTCTGTGTAAGAATCAGGGTCCACAATACTGTAAGCAAGATGACATAAATCGTTTTAAAATCTAATGTTACAAATAATGTTGAAGTTTAAacaacactatatatatatatatatatatatatatatatatatatatgtatataacttTTTAATGCAATGAGAACAGTGGGATCTGCATTTTCTCCCAACATTATAGCACAACTTGTTGTGTGATCTATCTGCTACAAATCTTTACATTAAAACtagaaattaaaaatcaatgtagtgtttttgttttaattaagtgTATCGATATTTTTTGCCCCCCTGCTCCCTACTAGTGTTACAATaaaatcaattcaattcaatcaatcaattctaATTTGAAAATCAATCAAACATGAGCTTTCAGTTTCAATAATCtaaatcaaaagcaggatcaGGGAAATTGGAAATTTGATCTAACAGCCTTGGTGTGGAACATTCCAGAAAAATATGGCAGTAATATCAAACTTGATACCATGTACCTGGTCGTTTCTAAAGGAATGAATTGTCAGGACAAAAGAACGAATGATCTGTTGATCTTTACCAATCAAGACTATAGTCTAACAATGTTGTAGTCttcagtgctgaaaaaaaattaatctaaacaTTACCTCAAAATTTCTACCTCCTACCTACTCAACtgaaacaattattttaaagtttaactGAAGATTCTCATCAGATTTCTTCCTGCTATTGATCATTCTGTGAGTATAACATCAGGGAACAAAAGCAAGACAGCAGAATCATTAGAACACAGTGCTATTTCTTGTCTGTCGGCGTTGGAAAAGCCTTTGCCGACATGCTGCTATGAAGAAAATAACCTCCCAGCTGGTTTTTGTCCATccatatttattttcactttctccTCCACAAATggactgttttgttttcagtgagccTGTGTCTTATCTATAATACTTGGTGCCATGTGGGAGCTCATTTGTTGCCTAAAAAGCTGTGTCTAAAACAAGCAGAGGAAACTTTGCCAATACTGGCTGAAAACACTTATCAAAATGTTTTGACATGTTCAAGAGCCAAACGTATATTCACGAGCCAGTAGCAATGTTTGTGCTTCATACTCACTTAATAAAGGATGAGCTGTCAGAACAAGTATTTATAGACTTTGAAATACTACGTTAAGTGAAATAGTAGCTGATTTACTACCCAGGAACAAGTTACACAGCTTCATAACagcacaataaaatattaataaatctcGTAAAAGTGAAGTAGGGCTGTATCTCTTCACCTGCAGGTAGGAACATGCTCTGTGATTTAGACATACAATATGCAGGCAGCTCCTAGAGATTGTAAGGACACAGACACTCCAGCAGAGATGAGTGtttcagagagagaggagcttgaAGCTGTAACCACTCCACACACATCTCTCAATCTTGAAAATACAGACTTCCTGAATGCTGGAAATGGCAGTTAATCTTAAAGCGACACATACAAATCTTTTCACTCCACCAGACATTGCATTAAACACTAAATGTGACCGGTTTCCCTGCTAAGGTTTGCATATCAGGAACTGTTAAATACAGCTTTTGTATCACTTCCTTGTTGAAATTTTCATTGGCTGGAGTTCAACAGCTAGGAAAAAAAGCTAACCTGGTAGATATAAGTCTTATACTTGAGCCAACGAATCAGCTCTAAACTCCTTACAACCAACAAGTATTTTAAGTACTGAAGGGAAGCCACATAACCAGCAAAACCTTCACCAACAAGCGCCTCAACCAAAATTCACTTCCTGTCTTTACATGTGCTCAGCTGCCTGCTCCCTCTGCTGGGCCCAGCCCTGCTATACTGGAATGcagctgacagacaaacaaaccactGTGGCTCTGCCTCTCCATGCCACAGAGCCGTATTATAGAAGAAGACTGTCAGGTAGTGAGGTATTCATCAGTGGCTGAGAATACGAATGGAGGAACCCCACGAGTACTCTGCCTTCACCTGAGCTAGCCTAGCACACGGAAAAATCCCCAGCCAATGTGGCCTCGGATGCTTTAAACAAACTGGaagggcagtgtgtgtgtgtgtgtgtatgtgtgtgtgtgtgagccacgGTGAAGGGAAAGGGGAGGTTGTTTGTGTCTGAAGGGGTGAGCGCTGATGCGGAATGGCAGCAAAGACAGACAGCAGGCTACTCTCCTGTGCTTGCTTCAGAGCAGGGAGACGGTACAGCAGCAGGCCTATGACAGAGCACGTTTTATGGGAGGGTCTGTCTGCTGGAATGCACTCTGCTTCAGGCCAGATATCAAAGCACATCCAGGCTGTACTTGTGGCAATTTGGTTCTCATCAATAACAGCCTCCTAACatgacttgtatttttttgtgtgcatgaaGAGGGCTTCTGAGATAAATCAATTCCAGTCCGAAGCACTTTGGGAAAACATTAGTCATGCTGCATTCGAGAACACAACCATGCAGAGAGCAATAATGCACCCAATCAAGAGCTGATGTTAGATAATGTGCTTTGTTGTGTGCTCTTTCCCCACCTTGCTTGTCCGTCAACCCCAACAGATAAGCATGTCTCAACAGGGATTGATTTTCAATGGCCATTCAGACGTCCATTAGACAAATTATCTACTTGCCTCAAGCTAAGCTtcagtaaaacacaaacactgctATTCAATATGCCAAAAATCTACAGACCCCACCCACCTAGTGAATTGAGTGTGTTACATGTATCTTGTTGCAAAGTTGCAGCTGAATTCAATAAATGCAACACATGATCAAATATACCACCTTATATTAAAAAAGTGTGTCAGGAGCCAGATGTGATGTACCAATGTTAACCCATGTGTGAATTAGTGACCTGCTAAGAGTAACTACAGGTAAACCTGATGAGATTAACACCTTGGCTGAGATTAGGCTGCTGCTTTTGACTGAAAACTAATCAAGGCGGCTCCATTTATAATGATCCATGACTTGGATTAGCCGGTGAATTGGACATGTCCAAAATCAGTCCACGCTGCCCACGAAAAGCTCAGTTATGGGCTATATTAACATTAGATATTATTCCATTAAGTTCCGTATCGTCTAGTACATGCAAGTTAAATCACTCGACCACAGAAAACGGGTTTCTAGACGTTAGCTTATGGTATTCATCAGTTTTCTTTAAAGCAGTGGTGCCAGCCAGGCCCAAACCAGGCTGACGGAAGCACTGTGAGGCGCTGGTTTTAGGGTGAATCAATATCATAGCCTTAAGTCATTGCcttaaaggaaaaaatatataaatcccGGTTTCTTAAACTGACCCATTATCCTCACAATATGGTGTGATTTCGTTTCTGCTTCGCGCTTACATGCCACCGCCTTCCAGACGTGGAGCTAGCCGTTAGCTCGCCTTGCTAGCGAAATACCTGTCCTGTTGGGGTGTTCAATTCATTCACAAAAATATGTGAAAGGTGTCATTTTATGAGAGCGAAAATTGGTAAATTCGGGGTACAGAGGGAGGACAGTGTATTAAGAGcgtttttaaaaagaagaatacACAGAAAGATGGGTTTCTCGTGTTCTTACCTTGTCCAGACAATTCACTTTTTCCGTGGGGTAAACGACTAGATTACATCTGCCACACAACGGATTCATGTTGGAGGAATGCAGCTCTTCTAGCTAGTTAGCACGGAAACCGCCGATTATACTGATTTTTTAGCGTTGTGGTGTCGAGTCCCTCACTTCAAAAACTAGCTATGGTGTGCGATTATGATCAGTAGCAGACCAACACTAATCTAGTTGTATGTAGCAAATCCAGGAggttgttgttgtcgttgtaGCCGCACAGCTGGCTGTCAGTCCACTAACCAGACACGGAAAGCGCGCTCCCGCTTCCTCCCTTGACTGCGCGTGACCGGGTAGAAAGGGAAGAGGCAGTGTGGGaggttcaatttttttttaacttggaaGAAAGATGTGATTATTATTTCAGTGAAACTAGAACATCCGTATAATGTACTCTATTAACTGAGACTATTTGGGTGTTGCAACATAATACGAGTCTTGTGAAAGAAATCCATCCATGTGCATGTTGTCTGTCCTCATCCCATCTGTGCTCGCATTGCAAACTCATGCGATCATCTTCATTCTTGCAGGTTTTTTAGGGGCTTTACCAATCCAGTGATCACAATTTTACACATATGCCACGTTCACTGCATTTCCTGCTTGATGTCAAATGTGATACATTTGGTTAGGATGACACCTGCTGGCAAAAGAGCTGCACTTTCTATATACATAGCATTCTCTTTGGGGGGGTTTCACCCCCTTTCATGTACAGCATCAATTACTGCTtgtcattaaaacacacacacacacacacacacactaaagcaTAACCCTTTCAAGTTGGAGTACTTATCAGGAACTGTGCATCATGTTCTTGCGAAAACAAAAGGTGGaactttaaaacaataaaacctcACCATCAACAGCAAGAGGAATTGAAACTTAAGCACACCCAGATCTTTATTTGTTTGACATGAAACAGCATATTTTATGCATTGTATCTAAGGCTGTCAACCTTGTGGCATGCATTGCAAAATGTATTGTAGTCAAAttggataaaaacatattttattccagCAGGGATATACATTTATAATGAGATCATTCAATATCATATAACATTCAGCTATAATCTACACAAACAAGAAAGTTATTGTTTTGCAGTGAAGTCATGAACAGCTTAAAAAAATCGCTCATAAACTGAATGTAAACGTGGAACTGGCTCTGGACAAATGCATATATTTGAATGTTTGTAGAAATCAGTTCAATGAAAATATTTATCCATCATTTCAACATGTCCCAGCTTCAACAATGCTGTCTTTTTCATGACCTTCTCCCTCCACTTCTGTGTAACCAGGTTGTTGCTTCTGAAACTTCAAGGATGGCCAGTAGCTCTTGCGTCgctaaaaataaattcaagcacaaaatatatatatttgatgtgGACATGTATAATTAAAACACCCAGGCAGGTGCAGGACTTATTGAGTGCTCACCTGGATGAGGTAAAGTGGTGATGCGCCAGTAGGATGGTAGTTGATGTAAAGAGCTACCAGTATCAGAGCCAAAAGTAACACCAGTGCAGCTGCTATACCGGCTATCACCCCTGTGTTAGCCATTCCCTCAGTCTTGGTTGAAGAATCTGTCCACACATCTGTATTAAAGATTATTTCCACAATTATATCCCCTCAAGTCTTAACTATAAGACTCTAATACATATTAACCCTTACATACTATCTAAAATTTGACCCGTTCTGATCTTTGATTTTAAGCTTAAAATTTGATGACTTTATACATAAAATCCCAACAGTTCCAGGATGTCCTTGccattttcactttcaaaaaaatATGTCTAAATTGTAATGgctgttatgtttttatgtcttaGGTAAAACAGGACATTATATTGTAATaatagatgtttgttttttttccaaaaatgcgTGGTGTAAAACCTAAAATTTACACTCTCCCTGCTATCTGATAGATTAATGAAGAATTTATCACCAATTTATTAATGTCAGATAGGCTATTTATACATCTAAATAGATACACTTATTATGAGGGAATTCTTGGTCTAGTCAAAACTGACCTGGACCATGCTGTGAAGGCATGATATATGAACAGTATGTAAAGGTTAACTCACCGTTGCCAGTCTTAAATATATGTTTGGTCTCATCTGAAAGACGACAGAAAGCAGTCACTCACTCATGCTTAATTCATGGCAAAAACAATGTTATTTAGCATACATTATACTGGATTTTGCATACATTATACTGAGCTGAAAATAGCTCAGCCTCACCGTCACTTTCACAGCCTTTTTGTCGAGGAGTCAGTGTCGTCACATCCTCAGTCTCTGGTGTGATAGAGGAACCAGTTGAGCTGTCACCCCTGGAGTAATCCTCACAGGTTGCATTGCTCTGCCCATATACAAACTACAATGTAAAACATGCAAGAGTCTGAAAAACTGCAAATTATCATTGTCGATGTCCAGCAATACCTCTTCTGAACAGGCGTAGTCCAACCATTCCTGTCTGTGTCTATCCATGCCATCTGAACACCTAAAAACATACAAGATGTTTATTAATAAAGGTTAACACTGCTCCATGTGAACATTTGCACCCAGTGTGAAATCCCACTCACCTCTGCAGTACATTGCACCAGCTACAACCAGAGGTTTGGTTGGATGAGAGGCAGAGTTCACAACTGTCATGCTGCAGGCAGGCTGAGCACAGAGGAAGAGacaaacaaaagttttattgatTGAGTGTGGATGTAGTCTCACACAGGGCTCAACAATAACAGTTGCCAGGTTGCCATTGACAATAATTTACAGAAATTGGGAAGCAATTTTTGGCCCTTTTCAACATATATAAAATAGGACCAACAAACAGCAAAACGTGCATCCAAAATCCATTTAAAACCAAGTTAAAAGTTTATTTAGTTGCATATGTGATATTCAAATATTGCAGACCAGGAACTAAGGGTAAAactgcttttatttctttttttccacatttgaaTTACATTTATAAGGTAATTAGAAGTGACAAGCATATATTTCCATTTGGCAACGAAAAGCTGATACCAGTCCATCAACCACTTTTAAAAGTTACTGTTGAGCCCTGTAACATATTGGATAGCTGGAACTAAAACTTTAATGATGATGGATAAGGATCACTTACTAGGCAGTGGAGTGAACTCAACAGCGGAGTAGCTGCTGATCTTTGTAGTGTCCACCTCAACCCGGTGGTACTCGTAAATCGTCCGCTCGTCAGCCTCTGAATCAGAATCAGGTTTGTCAGTAGGTTTTCACGTATAATTTGTCTCTTTAATTGGTGCATAACATTAAACATAGTACAGAAAGGAAAATGAAAATCCTGCAAAAGTAAAGAACCATACATATAAAACTgaacaaaatataaagaaaatataaaacatatatgtaaaatatatgttttttaagaagAAACTACATGCACAGTGTTTCAAACAAAGAGACTGGAATGTGCAGAActtcacaataatattgttattattattataaatagaaTATGTGCTACATACAGAgataattcagaaaaaaacacattgagtCAGATTTGTTGGAGAGATATTAAGGATGGCTTCACTTTTTCATGTCTAATACCAAAACCTTGAGTATAAGCTGATACTGATGCCAATCTGATActgtcttttttcctcttttgttaATTATGCATTTGTATGGATGCATTTTGCATAACGTAGCCATCTAAAACCACCAACTAATATTCTACATAACCTACAGCATGACTCAACAACACTGCTGCTTCTTTCTATTTAAACTTTTTCCAACAAAGCTGCTCATCTGTGTTAGTCGTGAGACATCTCTCAGTTTATGAAAATGTCACTAAAgtatttttaagcatttaaatgAAAGTTAGGATTATATCAGATCATACTTTCCCGTTATTCAACCCCGTGATTTGTGCCAGTATGAGACCACTACCGACTAAATACCTGAAGGTTTTCAGATCACTCTCTCGGGTGAATATGTCTTTTTGTATAAATGGACAGGCATAAACATCACTGCTGACCTGGTGATTGAGGAGAAGGTGGTGTGACCATGAAGGCATCAGACAAACCGGCTTTTACTGGATGCTCAGCTGTACCAATCACGTCTAATGACAGCGGTAtctgaaaacagacaaaacatggATCACTGATGTGTGCAGCAAAAAAGGAAGAGAACAAGTCTGGAGCACAGAAAAGGAGAGGTGTGTCTCACATCTCTGTAGCTGAACGTAATGGTTCCTGTTTTGTAAAGTGCAGCCTGAAACGTAAAGGCTCCTTCTGACTCTTTTCCTGGGAGTCTGACCCGCTCCCACTGGACCACAAACACCTCACCTGAAGACAGTGAATGTCAAACACGAGTCAGACGAGTCATCAGATAATAATGTTCAAATATCAGGTGCTGCTTACCATTATCCAAGTATTGCACAGTGGATTCTTTCGAAAAACTGGGGTCAAAATTAGCCATTAGAGGGGCGATGTACTGTGTTGCGGTCAGCATACGGTGAGTAATGTCCCCTGTGAAGATAAACCCTGTAAAAAAGGCCAGATGGAAAAATATGTAAGGTTTGAGTATGACTTGCAAAAAACCCATGTCTCTGCTCTGAACATATGCAGGAAAGGTCACTTGAACATCTGTTATAAAATCAAAAAGTACCTCCAGTTGCTATGGTGATCTGCCTCATGTAATGTCCataaaaaggaaagtcaaacgACAGGGCGACCCTCTGCAAAGAGagaagacagaaacagacaggcagagagagaataGGATGTTTTGATATGGATTTCTATGTCATTTGCAAATAAAGTAAATCAATGAACATGTTGCAGCCTGTTGTTTTCAGGCTTTTAGTTGCTTTTCTGCTACTCAGCTTTTATAGGAGGAGAAAGAGCAGGTTTGCATGGCATTATGAAAGAATAGAGAGACTGCTGCTTAACTGTCCTTGAGTTATAATCCTTAAGGTTTTCATTAAGTCACAACCACATTTTTAAAGCTATTTAGAAGTGGATTATCAATCATGGTTTTTATATCACTTTTACAACTTCAAACACTCTAAATGTAGCTGGTGTGACACACAGGGTATGTTGTCACAGGTAGGGAGCAGCCAGATTTGAACTGGGGACCTCTTGATTTGCAGTCAAATGCTCTACCACTGAGTTATACCCCCATGGCAACAGCTGCTCATAGGAAGCCTGGCAAATTACgatattaataaaaatgttttgaagaACTAATATTTAACACAAGGGAGtgcatcaaatatatatatctacgtatagtgtgtatgtgtttttctcCTTCACATGAAATCATTGAATGGTCATTTTTATAGACTTACTTATTTAGTTACTCCACCATCTATATGCTCAGGCTTTAAAGTTATAATCCTGATCCTAATCCTAAAGTCAAACCCATATTTCTGATGCTATTTCTTATGGGTGTAACAATACAGATtcaatgatcaacaatcaaatATCATaggaaaatatcaatatattatcATCTTTAAGatatgcctttattttgaaattttccactaatatttatttttgttatttaaaagaaTATAATGGTCTAATTTAAATGTCTGGATGAGCTAAGTAATAACATTATCCAATCACATTCCAGTAGCTTTTTGTGTGTTGATATGAATGTAActaattgttttaaattaacacattatatcCTATTATATCCATCGCAGGCCCCTGAATTGaaagtatttatattatatcGTATCACAATGATGAAACTTGTGATTTACACTCCTACGATTATGGCTGGCAGTTTTTATTATCCATTCAGTCATCACTTCTCCACTCTCCCACTTGATTCAAATGGTCTTCCCACACATGAGGGATTCACAGGAAACATTTCAGCGAGTAATCCAGCGTTGGTGTTTGTACTATTATCTCATTCATATCACCTTCACTGTTTACTATCCTACAGACATATTGGAGCAAACACTCATCACTTATAACCACAAGTGTTGCCAATTCAACCATGACTGAAATGTTATGTCTACATTATCATCAGAGAGAGAGTGGTCTATCAGAAACccactgactttttttggtgttcTTATCAATCAACGGTATTgagtttttacagaaaaatgaGGGGGCACCCGGATTTGAACCGGGGACCTCTTGATCTGCAGTCAAatgctctaccactgagctataCCCCCATGCTTCTAATGaatttttattatcatcaccTACTGTTTGTACAAGGATAGTTTGTGTAAACCAGGAAGTCCTGCCTCCACTTCTACAAGCAGCCAATCTGTGAGCAACATTTCTTTCAGCATGCAGTCTGATGCAACTATATTGCAATGATTTTGTTAAGACACAACTTGGCTGTGAAGGAGTGGGTCAGCGAGGTTACCGGGTGTGAACAACTATAAACAGATATTCTGCTTAATACCCGAGAGCCAAAACACCATGATTCACTGTCAAGTCCACATTATCAGTCTCAAATCAATAGAGCAAAAGGGGAAACTGACCTTTCTGTAACCACTGATGAAAATGATAACCCTCAACTGAGGCTTATGCTATTTCATATTATACTAAAAGcacctgtttttttcttcttagctTAATCAATTTATAATCTGATGTAAAAACTTTTGCTTTTCCAA
This region includes:
- the LOC131983571 gene encoding plexin domain-containing protein 1-like isoform X2, yielding MTASVELARVWAQHQTENWYRVISQQHKESSGGDSRPLRAQRSSSDRARISRAVPGGGLTINTLPDNMTRVVEDSGKYYTWCSFGPEDQRTRELWMDMNDVRHGQVRVHGILSNSYKQAVRVALSFDFPFYGHYMRQITIATGGFIFTGDITHRMLTATQYIAPLMANFDPSFSKESTVQYLDNGEVFVVQWERVRLPGKESEGAFTFQAALYKTGTITFSYRDIPLSLDVIGTAEHPVKAGLSDAFMVTPPSPQSPEADERTIYEYHRVEVDTTKISSYSAVEFTPLPTCLQHDSCELCLSSNQTSGCSWCNVLQRCSDGMDRHRQEWLDYACSEESNATCEDYSRGDSSTGSSITPETEDVTTLTPRQKGCESDDETKHIFKTGNDVWTDSSTKTEGMANTGVIAGIAAALVLLLALILVALYINYHPTGASPLYLIQRRKSYWPSLKFQKQQPGYTEVEGEGHEKDSIVEAGTC
- the LOC131983571 gene encoding plexin domain-containing protein 1-like isoform X1, giving the protein MCFSLVILFLCLFQTELARVWAQHQTENWYRVISQQHKESSGGDSRPLRAQRSSSDRARISRAVPGGGLTINTLPDNMTRVVEDSGKYYTWCSFGPEDQRTRELWMDMNDVRHGQVRVHGILSNSYKQAVRVALSFDFPFYGHYMRQITIATGGFIFTGDITHRMLTATQYIAPLMANFDPSFSKESTVQYLDNGEVFVVQWERVRLPGKESEGAFTFQAALYKTGTITFSYRDIPLSLDVIGTAEHPVKAGLSDAFMVTPPSPQSPEADERTIYEYHRVEVDTTKISSYSAVEFTPLPTCLQHDSCELCLSSNQTSGCSWCNVLQRCSDGMDRHRQEWLDYACSEESNATCEDYSRGDSSTGSSITPETEDVTTLTPRQKGCESDDETKHIFKTGNDVWTDSSTKTEGMANTGVIAGIAAALVLLLALILVALYINYHPTGASPLYLIQRRKSYWPSLKFQKQQPGYTEVEGEGHEKDSIVEAGTC